The window TCGCCCGCGCTGAGACTGACCCTGACAGCAGCCTTTAGCCCTACAACGACCCCAACCCGCACGCGTATCCCGACTTATACGCCGACTGTTACACTAACCAAACGTCCAACCTGGACAATTACCCTGACCCCTACGGTAACGCTGACACGCACCCCCTATATCAGCCCTACCGTAACTTTAACCAGAACCCCTTATCCAACCCTCACCCGCACACCGGTCACTCCCAGCATTACGCCTTATCCCACCTTGACCCGCACACCGACCCCAACAAACTAGTGATTTAAGCTGAACGTCAGGGCTATTTGAGCTGCAATTCGAGCGTTATTTTTCAATAAGCTCAGATTGGTCTGAACACTCTTCCCCTCCGATAGTTCACTCAGGCGCCTCAATAGAAAGGGGGTCACAGATTGACCGTGGATGCCCTGCCTTTCCGCCTCTTGAACTGCTATCTGGATATAAGCTTCCATCTGCTCGAACGGTATAGCATCAGCTTCGGGGGGTGGCACAGCGACCAAAACTGCGCTCCGAAAACCCAACTCCCAATGGGTCTGAGCAAATTCAGCAATTTCCTGCGGTTGATTTGCCACCATACTCACTTCAAGATTTTTGCTCCCAACGCTATAGAAGGCTGGGAAATACTTTGTCTGGTAACCAACTACCGGAATGGAGCGAGTTTCAAGCGCCTCCAACGTTGCAGGTAAATCTAGAATAGCCTTTGCCCCTGAACAAACCACAACAACCGGAATTTCTGCCAGGGCCTGGATATCGGCTGAAACATCACTATGGCGCAACCATTCAGTATAGCGATGGACTCCACCAATTCCACCGGTCGAAAAGACTCGAATCCCAACCTGATGTGCAGCCCACATCGTTGCAGCAACCGTCGTCCCACCCCATCCCTTTTCAACCACCAGGCGGGCGATATCGCGGAGACTCACCTTAGCAACCGAAGGATGGGTTGCCAGGGCATGTATTTCATCCTCGGTCAAGCCACATCGGATTTGCCCCTCGAGGATACCTATGGTTGCTGGAACACTACCGAAATGCTTTACTTCTTCTTCAATCTCATGGGCTAATTGAAGGTTTTGAGGATAAGGTAATCCATGGGTTATTACGGTTGTTTCCAGGGCGACGACTGGCTGGTTGGCTTTCAAAGCTTCAGCTACAGAAGAGTTTAATCGAAAATAATTAGGGAAATCATTTATCATTAAATCACCAATTGGTCATAAAGTTTTTCTAAGGAAAGATCAGGCACCACCGCTCCAGGATGTTGTAGGGTTATGGTAGCTGCTGAGACACCCAATCGCAAAGCATCATCTAAAGGCATATCATTGAGCAAAGCAAATAACACTGCAGCTGTTAAGGCATCTCCCGCGCCGGTTGGGTCTGAGATCTCGGTTTGAATTGCCGGAATATGTCCGTTTGTTTCAGAGGAAGCATAACACAAGCCTTGTTCAGCCAGTGTAATAATCACAACATCAACCCCTTGACCTACCAACGTTTTTGCGATCAGCAATGCCTGGCGACGCGACGGAGGTTTTTGAGGCTGTTTTGCCAGTAAACTGGCTTCGGCAAAATTGGGGGTGATCATAAAAGTTTGCCCTAAGTAGGGCAACAAACGAGGTGCCAGGTGCATCGAGGTCGGATCAGCGCAAACGGGGACTCGGTATCTTTTAGCCAGTGAATAGATGGTTTTCAGCGTTTCCGGGGGTAAGTTTAGATCGATAAAAATGAAGGAAGCCTCTTTAAACAAGTGCGCGTGCTTACGAATGTAGGCAGGTGTTATGTTATGAGTCACCTCCATGCTATCCAATGCAAAGAGAATTTCACCTTTGCTGTTTAAAATGCCAACATACATTCCGGTGGGACAATCTCCACAGCGGATAATATAATCTGTATTTACTCCTGCCATTTGGGCATTCTTGATCAGGCGTTCTCCATCCTCATCCTCTCCGACTGCAGTCAGCAGAATAACCGCCTGACCTAAACGGGCTAAATTTTCAGCCACATTTCTCGCCACCCCACCAAAGGTGGTGCGGATGCGAGCTGGATTCGAAGACCCTTCATGCAAGTCGCTTTCCAATCTACCGACGATATCTACCCCCGCTGCGCCAATGACCACTACCGGACAATCTGACCTGAGCTCAAAATTGTTCTGTTTCATCGTCCTCTCTAAATTATAATAGCAGCCATCTTTTTAGGACATCCCATATTTAAGTATATCGGCAACCAATCCATTTGGGAGGTCAATCGCTATCCATGTCTATCCGAGTTGAACTCCATTGCCACACCGACGCTTCAGGAGATAGTTTATTGAGCATTTCCACCCTCCTAAAGACCTGCGAACGAAAAAAAATCGATAAAATTGCTATAACCGACCATAATACGATCCGAAATGCCCTGCTTGCCTATCAGCTAGCCCCAAATAGAGTAATCATCGGAGAAGAAATTCTGACCCGTCAGGGGGAATTATTGGCTTTTTTCGTCACCCAGGAGATCCCTGCCGGATTAGATGCTATGGAAGCTATCCTGGAACTGCGTAAACAAGGCGCGTTTATTAGCGTTTCCCATCCTTTCGACCACTATCGAAAAGGCTATTGGCGCGAAACCGACCTGATCAAAATCGCCGACGAGGTAGATGCCATTGAAGTGTTCAATGCCCGCTGCATTCGAAATCAACACAATCATCAGGCTCGCACATTTGCCGAAAATTATCATTTATTGGGGATAGTTGGCTCAGACGCGCATTCAGCTGTCGAAGTTGGTAGAGCCTATCATCGGATGGCTAATTTTGACAACGCCGAGCAATTCCGGCATGCATTGCTGAACTCAGAGACGTGTACTCGTCTTTCTTCACCGCTTGTTCATCTATTTTCACGCTTTGCAAAATGGAAAAAAACATTGCTAATCGCTTGACCATTCCAGGTTTTTGAGTAGAATTAAAACTAGTGGGGCGGTGGCGGAACTGGCAGACGCAGGGGACTTAAAATCCTCCGGAGGTGACACTCCTTGTGGGTTCGACTCCCACCCGCCCTACTGATATAACTCTGGGTTGCGCATACCGTCACGGCTAATTGTGGCGGTTTTTGTTTATTAATGGCAGATGAGAATCAATAAATCCTCCAGGTGTAGGGCGGTGCTTTAGAAAAAAGTCTTTTTTAGATCTTTCCGTCCATCGCCAGCATACGCCAGGGCCGAAACCAAGTAATCATCCATTGAGTCCTCTTTCATGGTATGATTTTTCCTTGATGATTCATTCAAATAGCACTCCAAGAATCGTCTTTATGGGCTCTCCAACCTTTGCTGTGCCCATCCTAGAGCAACTTGCCCACCACTATCCAGTCGTTGGGGTCATCACGCAACCCGATCGTCTGGTAGGTCGAGGCAACAAATTGACACCTCCACCGATCAAGGAAGCGGCAAATCGTTTGAGGATTCCCGTCATTCAACCGCTGCGGTTAAGTGAACCGGATGCGATGAGTCAATTGGAGCAATGGCAGCCCGATCTCATCGTAGTAGCTGCGTTTGGGCAGATTCTCAAACCAAACGTTCTCAATCTACCTCCATTTGGCTGTGTCAATGTACACGCTTCTCTACTTCCGCGCTGGCGTGGTGCAGCTCCAATTGCAGCCGCCATCTTACATGGCGATGAAGAAAGCGGCATCACTATCATGAAGATGGATGAAGGCGTAGACACTGGACCTATTTTACGCCAAAGAGCTATTCCAATCTTTGATACTGACAATAGCCTGACCCTTTCCTCTCGCTTAGCCGAGCTTGGGGCGCAGTTATTGCTTGAAACATTACCCGATTATCTTGATGGAAAAATCGTACCTCAAGAACAAGACCACCAGAAAGCCACCTACGCCCCATTGCTTAAAAAAGAGAATGGCGAGTTAGATTTTCATCAAACCGCCACAGAGCTGTGGCGTAAAGTACGCGCCTTCTATCCCTGGCCCGCCGCCTTTACCTATCTCGATGGAAAGCACTTGATCATTCACGAAGCCAGACCGATCGAGATTTCCCATGACTATCCGATAGGGCAAACCGTCCGCTTCCAAAAGAAAGCAGCTGTCGCTACTGCGAAAGGATTGCTCGAATTGGTCAAAGTACAACCAGGCGGAAAGAAACCCATTTTCGGCAGTGATTTGATCAATGGCTATCGGGATTGGGGTAAGATCGTACTTCCTGATCATGGAAATCATGCTTGAAAATAATCCTCTATGCTATTGAATTCACGACGATCCCCAATTCTAAAAAGCTCCGGAGTTGATAAAAACAAGGACAATGGAATCGATCGACTTCTATCAAATCTACTTTTTACGACACGGCGAATCCACCGGCAACGCCAACGGCTATCATCAAGGACAATCCGATTTTCCGCTTTCCGAGAAAGGAGTGCAACAAGCCCAACAGCTTGCTTCCCGATGGAAAGCTGAAGGAATCTTTTTCAACAAAATAATCAGCAGCCCATTATCGCGCGCCCGCCAGACCGCAGAAATTATTGCCCAGGCTCTCTCTATGCCAATTGAATGCGATCCAATCTGGATGGAAAGAGATGCTGGATTGCTCTCCGGTTTACATGCCGAAGAAGCCAAAAAACGATACCCCCGCCCGGATTTCATGAGCGTTTATGACAAGATCGGCAAAACAGGTGAAAGCCAATGGGAACTCTTCTTGCGTGCCGGCAAAGCAGTGGATACCCTGATTAAACGCGAAACCGGGCGATATCTGGTTGTCTCTCACGGGGGTATTCTGAATATGGTTTTATATGTCACCCTGGGCATTTTCCCACAACCGAATTTTTATGGGGCGCAGTTCTTATTTACAAACACCGGTTATGCCGTCCTGCATTTTTATCCGCAAACCCATAACTGGCTTCTGGTTGAGCTAAGCCATCCCACAAGAAAGGATTTCTGATAGGAAAGATAGTTTTTATGGGCGAATTATCTTTACTCTCCATTGGTGCTGGTGCAATCGGTTCATATATTGGTGGTCGTCTATTATTATCTGGACAGCAAGTGGTTTTCCTGGAAAAACCCGAGATCGCTGAGCGCCTCAAGCAGGCTGGCTTAACCATCCATAAAGGCAGCGAAAGCCATCGCATTAATTCCCTTCAAGTCACCTCCTCTCTTCAACAGGCACTCTCAGCAAAGAACGCCTATGATGTTCTCCTGGTTGCGGTCAAAGCTTATGATACACACAATTTGATCGAGACCCTCTTGCCATTCAAAGAGCAACTTCCCCCTATTCTCAGCTTGCAAAACGGCGTCGAAAACGAACCGCTATTTCGCTCGGTTTTTGGGCAAGATCGCGTGATCGCAGGCACGGTCACCAGCGCTATCGGATGGAAGCAGGTTGGGGAAATAGTGATTGAAAAAGAGCGAGGCATCGGCATTGCCCTGGATCAAAAATTGGCTCGGAAATTGATCGATGTTCTGGCACAATCTGGCTTCAATGTAAAAGGCTACCCTCGTGCCGACCCAATGAAATGGTCAAAACTGATCACCAATCAATTAACCAATGCAACCTGTGCCATTTTAAACATGCCACCCGCAGCAGTATTGTCACATCCCGCCAGCTTCCAATTGGAAATGCTCCAGATTCGTGAGACCCTGAATGTTATGGACGCCCTAAAAATTCAAGTCGTTGACTTACCGGCTACCCCGGTGCGTATCTTGACCTGGGCAATCCGTAAACTGCCTTTATGGATCAACCAGCCACTATTCGTCTATTTTATTGGCAAAGGACGGGGAAACAAGATGCCATCCCTGTTTTTAGATTTACGTGCCGGGAAGAAACAAAGTGAAGTGGAATATCTCAACGGTGCAGTTGTTCGCTTTGGCGAAAAGACTGGCGTTGCCACCCCGCTAAACCAATTTTTATATCAAACCCTGATGGACATCGTTCAGGAAAGGATTCCCCGGAACACCTATGAACATAACCCTGACAAACTTCTTGAAGATTACCGTAGCTTTATAAAATGAAAAACTTCTCATCAAGGCGTTGCACAAAGCCATTGAAGCAGGTATGATTAGCCCGAAGTTTATTTAGGAGATGTGCATGAAGAAATCTCAAGCAACTATTGTGCTTTTTTTTGTGTGGATTGCAATGTTGTTTCTGGCTTCCTGTTCTCCAGCTACCCCCCAAGTGGTTGAGGTAACCCGCGAAGTGCCTCAAACGGTAGTCGTTACTCAGGTCATCACTCAAGTGGTTATTCTCGAACCTTCCCCAACTGCAACCGAAACGCCGCCCCCAATCGTTTATCCAACCTGGACACCCACCTCGCTGCCTCTGCCACCAACTCCCAATCCAGGTCAGGTGCAAGCGCTAAAACAAAAGGGATTTTATGTCTATTACCCGGTTGAAGGATGCGGGCCATCAATCGTTCGGCCTGGCTTCCATGTTTACGTCAGTATGGATGGCGGCAAGAATGCCATTCGTAGCAACCCCGACATCAGCAGTGCACACAATATTATCGGTTACGCCCTGCCTGGGGAACACCTCAAAGTCATCAGTGGCCCGGTTTGTTCATGGGGCTGGTTGATGTGGATGGTAGAGACAGATTACGGACTCACCGGTTGGACACCGGAAAGCGACGGCTCATCATTTTGGCTTATTCCAATGACCGCTCCTGAATAAAATCAAGCCAGGTCTCCCTCTCATTCTATTACCCCGTAGAAGTGCGGTAATGCTTCTGCGGGGCTTTCTTTGATCATTACGGCATCGGAAAGCATTTGCTGCGCCAGGTTAAGTTGTTCTTCTCCATTGGCATGCACCGTGAATAACACATCATTTTTCCGTACAAGATTACCAACTTTATGGTGGACCTCAATCCCGACTCCGTAATCGATCGGATCGCCTTTCTTCGCCCGCCCGGCTCCGAGATACACAGCAGCCAACCCAACCTTTTCAGCATGAATTTGATGGATGTAACCAGAAGCCGGTGCGCCAATCTCCTTATGCAACCTGCTTGTGGGCAACTTTTGCGGATTCAATACGACGTTTAAGTCACCACCTTGAGCCTCAATCCAGGCTAAAAACTTCTGCCAGGCTTTTCCGCTCCTCAGCGTCTGCTCCACCACCGGCTTGGCAGCATCCATAGCAGGACTTTGCTCTCCGAGCACCAGCATCCGGCTGGCGAGTTCTATGCAATGATTTTCAAAATCCTTCGGCCCACGATTTTGCAACGTATCCATAGCTTCGCGCAGTTCGAGAGCATTCCCTACTGCGACCCCCAGCGGCTGATTCATATCGGAGAGGTAAGCAACTGCTCTCCGACCGGTCTTGCGCGCAATTTCAACCATTAATCGAGCCAATTGCTCAGCTTCAGGGAGGGTTTTCATGAATGCACCAAGACCAACTTTAACATCCAAAACAATCGCCTGGGCGCCGGCGGCAATTTTCTTACTCATGATCGAGGATGCGATTAACGGAATGGATTGTACCGTACCGGTCACATCCCGTAACGCATATAACTTACCATCAGCGGGGGCTAAATCGGTCGTTTGACCGCACACAACTACCCCAATTGTGGCTAATTGAGACAGAAATTCTTCTGTGGTTAAATCCGCCCGAAAACCGCGAATCGACTCGAGTTTATCCAGCGTTCCACCGCTAAAACCCAACCCTCTACCAGACATCTTCCCTACAGGTAAACCGCAAGCCGCAACAAGTGGAGCAACGACAAGGGTCGTCTTATCCCCAACGCCACCAGTCGAATGTTTGTCAACGGCAATTGGCACAACCGAACGAAGATCTAACATCTCGCCGGAATGAGCCATTGCCAGTGTCAAGGCTGTGGTTTCTTCAGCAGTCATCCCATTGAGCAATACCGCCATTGCCCAGGCTGCCGCCTGGTAATCTGGAATGTCCCCTTTCGTATACCCCTGGATAAACCATTCAATTTCATGCGCTGTTAGCTCTTGCTTATCACGCTTTTTAATGATGATATCTACCGCTCGCAATTTAGACTCCTTCTAAAAACGATTTTGCCTTAATCCAAATCTGGTCGAACATTTGCTCGGTTAAACGTCCAGTTTGAGTATTTTGGCGGCTTGGATGGTAGGAAGCAATGAGGTTTATGTTATGGTTGGGAACTCTGTAGCTAACTCCATGTCGGAAAGCAGGCTTTGGAGTAAATTCAAAATACAACACGATTTGTTCGAAAGCGATTCGTCCCAGAGCAACCACAACCCGTAAATGAGGAAGTAATGCAATCTCTCGATGTAAGTACGGAATACAATTGCGGATTTCGCCAGAGGTTGGCTTGTTCGCTGGAGGGGCACAGCGACAGACAGCCCCAATATAGACATTCCTTAACTCCAAGCCATCGTTGCGGTAGCTGGCAACTGGTTGATTGGCAAACCCAGCTTTGTACAGTGCTCGATAAAGAAAATCTCCTGAAGAATCGCCGGTGAACATTCGACCAGTCCGATTTGCCCCATGGGCTCCGGGTGCCAAACCCACGATCAAGATTTGCGCCTGATGATCTCCAAAACCGACAACGGGTTTGCCCCAATAAACCTGGTCTCGAAAAGCTCTTCGCTTGCCTGTGGCAACCTGTTCACGCCAGGCGACCAGCCGTTCACAGCGACGACAGTTCAAGATTTTCTCTTCTAAATCGTTCCAGGCTGCCAGATTCATAAGATCAACATTGCATCCCCAAAAGAGTAAAACCGATAGCGTAATTCAATTGCCTGTTGATACAAACTCAACACCCACTCCCGCTCTGCAAAAGCGGATACCAGCATCAACAAGGTTGATCGAGGCAGGTGAAAATTCGTAATCAAGCCTTGAACAACTTTAAAGGGATAACCTGGCAAAATGTACAGGTCGGTTGAACCCGTGTACGGCAATAGATCCCCGGGTGGGCTATATGTTGCCGCTGTCTCCAAAGCTCGTACACTGGTTGTCCCAACCGCAATGACCCGTTTTCCGAGTTGGCGGGTTTCCTTAACCAGGCGAACGGTTTCCTCGCTTACCTGACACCATTCGGTATGCATTCGATGTTGAGTCGGATCCTCCTCGGTTACCGGTGCAAAGGTATCTAACCCGATATGAAGGACAAGTCGGGCAAACCGTACCCCCTTTTTCTGCAATTCATCCATCAATTGGGCTGTGAAATGCAAACCAGCAGTCGGAGCAGCAGCCGAACCGTCCACTTTTGCAAATACAGTTTGATAGCGTTCAGCTACATTTTCACTCCATCGATGGATATAGGGAGGTAAGGGGGTTTGCCCGAATTTGCTCAGGTGTGGTTCGATGGGTTGCTCAAATTGAATTAAACGCTCAGCTCCTTCCATCGACTCAGTTACCCAGGCGCGGAGATGATCTCCAATTATTAATTCGGTGCCTTCCCGAACGCGTTTTCCACCCACTATGGCATGCCACTTTAAGTCATCAATTTTCTTAAGGAGTAAAACTTCTACTTTTCCACCGCTAATTGCCTTTTTAGCAAAAAGACGGGCGGGGATGACGCGCGTTTCGTTCACCACCAGCAAATCCCCCGCTTCCAAATACCTGCCGATTTCACGGAAAATCGTATGTTCGACCCGTCGCGAGTCGCGGAAAGCCACGAGTAGTCTTGCCGCGTCTCTTGGCTCGGCAGGTGTTTGAGCGATTAATTCTTGGGGGAGGTAATAGTCAAAATCTTCAATTCTCAATTTCATTTTACCGATTCAGAAATCTTACCAGGAGATTTAGGATCAATGTCAGCAGAATCGACAAAAGGATTGAACTGGCGATCGGAATAAAACAGGTAAAATTTTCACCTTGAATGCGAATGTCCCCTGGCAATCTTCCAAAAGGCAACTTCAGTCCACTCACGCCCAATCGATTTGCGAGCAAAATGATCCCTCCCACAATAACCAGAAAAACTCCCAATCCAATCAACCACTTTGCCATTTGTGTTGCCATATACCAAACTCACCTCCAGAGAGAATTAAAACAAAGTCGGTTGTGAAGGAGTTTCATCGGGAAAATCGCATCCCAGATGCTCGTACGCAGTCCGGGTAACTACCCGCCCCTGAGGTGTGCGCTCGATCATTCCCAATTGAAGCAAATACGGTTCAACAACATCCATAATGGTATCCGATTCTTCACTTAACGAGGCTGCAATCGTACTGAGTCCAACCGGTCCACCGTTGTATTTTTCTATGATCGTACGCAGAACACGCCGATCAATATCATCCAATCCTAACGAATCGACTTCGAGGAGGTCTAAGGCTTCGCCAGCAACCTTGCGGGTAATCACACCGTTGGCACGCACCGTTGCGAAATCCCTGACCCTTCGCAACAAACGAAGAGCTACCCGCGGCGTTCCGCGACCGCGCTGGGCAATCTCGCGCATCCCCTCTTCATCGATTTGTACATTCATGAGCTTTGCAGCCCGAGCCACAATGGCACTCATCGCTTCCACATCATAATAATCCAGTCGAAAAACCGCCCCAAATCTCGCCCGGAGAGGAGCTGTTACCAACGCCAGGCGTGTCGTCGCGCCGATGACAGTAAAGCGAGGCAATTTTAAACGGATCGATCGTGCCGAGGGACCTTTACCAACTACAAAGTCGAGCGCAAAATCTTCCATGGCAGGATATAAAATCTCTTCTACCGCCCGACTCAGGCGATGGATTTCGTCGATAAAAAAGACATCCCCTGCTTGAAGATTGGTTAGAATAGCAGCCAGATCTCCCGCTCGCTCAATAGCTGGCCCAGAAGTCACCTTGATGTTTACTTTCATCTCATTAGCAATTACATGCGCCAGGGTAGTCTTTCCCAATCCTGGCGGGCCATAGAACAAAACGTGTTCAAGCGGGTCGCCTCGCTTCAGGGCAGCCTCAATTAAAATTCGTAAGTTTTGCTTCACACGCTCTTGTCCAATCACATCCGCTAAACGCTGCGGACGCATGGTCAGGTCAAAACGATCTTCAAGGTTAGATGTTGGGTCTATCATCCGGCCAGTGTTCCCATTCATATCAGCGATTATAACCCGTAATCCATTATAATAAATCCAGCAGGCAGTCGCTTGTGATCTTTTTATTTGGAGCCCAAAATGACTGTTCATGTCTCCTCCCATCCCTTAGTAGCGCACAAATTGACATTATTGCGCGACCATACAACTGACCACCGCACCTTTCGTGAGTTGGTCAAAGAGATCTCGACATTATTAACCTACGAAACCACTCGAGATCTGCAACTCCGACCAAGGCCCGTTCAAACACCCTTAGCACGCACCAATGGAGCAGAGCTTAAAGAAAACGTTGGCCTGGTACCTATTCTGCGGGCTGGATTGGGGATGGTAGAGGGTGTCTGGGAACTCTTGCCCTCAGCCGAAGTCTGGCATATTGGTCTCTACCGAGATGAAAAAACGCTCAAACCAGTCGAGTATTACAACAAGTTACCCGTCGAACCGACCGTCTCCGTTTGCATCGTTTTAGACCCCATGCTTGCCACCGGTGGTTCAGCCGTTGCAACCGTTAATATCCTGAAGAATTGGGGGGTTCGAAATATCAAATTTATGGGGATCCTTGGAGCGCCAGAAGGGATCGAGTTTCTTCAGGAAAGTCATCCTGATGTTCCAATTTTTCTTGCGGCCATTGATGAACGCTTGAATGAACATGGCTTTATTCTTCCAGGACTGGGAGATGCAGGTGATCGTCAGTTTGGCACAGGTTGATCTTCCATCTCACCCATGGTTTTCTTTTAGAAAGACAAATGGATCAAGATAATTACTGATGATTTCCTTTTTAATGCTCAATTGTGCACTCAAATATGAGCGTGATTCACTTTGCCTGGCGTACCACCGCAGGGCACGAATGACATCCAGATTTGGCCAGTGAGCCGGTCGTTTTGCCAACAAATCAGTGTAGCAAATGTCAAAATGCAAATGAGCGCCATTGATTGCATTGGCTGCCAGACCAATATATCCGATGGGTTGACCTCTTTTCACCCGTTGTCCGGCACGGACCAGGATACGATTGTCAACATGCCCATAACGGGAATAGACTGCTTGCTTACGTCGGCTACCGTCCGGCAGGGTTACTCTCGCTTCAGGGTGTGAAATCACAATAATATTCCCCCAACTCCCTGCCCGTCCAGCAAAGGTTACAGTGCCATCGCCAATACTGTAAATTTCCTTTCCTCGATCCGCCTCAGTATTGCCAGCTAAGTTCAGGTCTGCTCCGGTATGATACCCATAGGTGTACCAGGATAAAAACGGATTGGCATCGTACCATCGTCCAACCCAAATGGGATACTTCCCAAACATCACTCTTCCAGTCGGGAATGGTGCATTTCGCTCATCCTGAGTTCCTACTGGTGCATCAAAGCGAGCTTTTTTTCCTGGTAGAGAAAACAATGGTACCCAGCGAACTGGCCCATAAGAAGCCTGTGCCGGTGGATCTTCGATGCTGAGATCATATTGACGCACTTTCCCGATTTCGCGCCCCAAGGACGGATCTAGGTGAAACTCCCCTAATGGATGCCAGACATCAGA is drawn from Anaerolineae bacterium and contains these coding sequences:
- a CDS encoding Uracil-DNA glycosylase, family 5 — protein: MNLAAWNDLEEKILNCRRCERLVAWREQVATGKRRAFRDQVYWGKPVVGFGDHQAQILIVGLAPGAHGANRTGRMFTGDSSGDFLYRALYKAGFANQPVASYRNDGLELRNVYIGAVCRCAPPANKPTSGEIRNCIPYLHREIALLPHLRVVVALGRIAFEQIVLYFEFTPKPAFRHGVSYRVPNHNINLIASYHPSRQNTQTGRLTEQMFDQIWIKAKSFLEGV
- a CDS encoding 2-dehydropantoate 2-reductase translates to MGELSLLSIGAGAIGSYIGGRLLLSGQQVVFLEKPEIAERLKQAGLTIHKGSESHRINSLQVTSSLQQALSAKNAYDVLLVAVKAYDTHNLIETLLPFKEQLPPILSLQNGVENEPLFRSVFGQDRVIAGTVTSAIGWKQVGEIVIEKERGIGIALDQKLARKLIDVLAQSGFNVKGYPRADPMKWSKLITNQLTNATCAILNMPPAAVLSHPASFQLEMLQIRETLNVMDALKIQVVDLPATPVRILTWAIRKLPLWINQPLFVYFIGKGRGNKMPSLFLDLRAGKKQSEVEYLNGAVVRFGEKTGVATPLNQFLYQTLMDIVQERIPRNTYEHNPDKLLEDYRSFIK
- a CDS encoding Phosphoglycerate mutase, which encodes MESIDFYQIYFLRHGESTGNANGYHQGQSDFPLSEKGVQQAQQLASRWKAEGIFFNKIISSPLSRARQTAEIIAQALSMPIECDPIWMERDAGLLSGLHAEEAKKRYPRPDFMSVYDKIGKTGESQWELFLRAGKAVDTLIKRETGRYLVVSHGGILNMVLYVTLGIFPQPNFYGAQFLFTNTGYAVLHFYPQTHNWLLVELSHPTRKDF
- a CDS encoding Indigoidine synthase A-like protein, uncharacterized enzyme involved in pigment biosynthesis, translated to MINDFPNYFRLNSSVAEALKANQPVVALETTVITHGLPYPQNLQLAHEIEEEVKHFGSVPATIGILEGQIRCGLTEDEIHALATHPSVAKVSLRDIARLVVEKGWGGTTVAATMWAAHQVGIRVFSTGGIGGVHRYTEWLRHSDVSADIQALAEIPVVVVCSGAKAILDLPATLEALETRSIPVVGYQTKYFPAFYSVGSKNLEVSMVANQPQEIAEFAQTHWELGFRSAVLVAVPPPEADAIPFEQMEAYIQIAVQEAERQGIHGQSVTPFLLRRLSELSEGKSVQTNLSLLKNNARIAAQIALTFSLNH
- a CDS encoding Pyrimidine-nucleoside phosphorylase; this encodes MRAVDIIIKKRDKQELTAHEIEWFIQGYTKGDIPDYQAAAWAMAVLLNGMTAEETTALTLAMAHSGEMLDLRSVVPIAVDKHSTGGVGDKTTLVVAPLVAACGLPVGKMSGRGLGFSGGTLDKLESIRGFRADLTTEEFLSQLATIGVVVCGQTTDLAPADGKLYALRDVTGTVQSIPLIASSIMSKKIAAGAQAIVLDVKVGLGAFMKTLPEAEQLARLMVEIARKTGRRAVAYLSDMNQPLGVAVGNALELREAMDTLQNRGPKDFENHCIELASRMLVLGEQSPAMDAAKPVVEQTLRSGKAWQKFLAWIEAQGGDLNVVLNPQKLPTSRLHKEIGAPASGYIHQIHAEKVGLAAVYLGAGRAKKGDPIDYGVGIEVHHKVGNLVRKNDVLFTVHANGEEQLNLAQQMLSDAVMIKESPAEALPHFYGVIE
- a CDS encoding Methionyl-tRNA formyltransferase, yielding MIHSNSTPRIVFMGSPTFAVPILEQLAHHYPVVGVITQPDRLVGRGNKLTPPPIKEAANRLRIPVIQPLRLSEPDAMSQLEQWQPDLIVVAAFGQILKPNVLNLPPFGCVNVHASLLPRWRGAAPIAAAILHGDEESGITIMKMDEGVDTGPILRQRAIPIFDTDNSLTLSSRLAELGAQLLLETLPDYLDGKIVPQEQDHQKATYAPLLKKENGELDFHQTATELWRKVRAFYPWPAAFTYLDGKHLIIHEARPIEISHDYPIGQTVRFQKKAAVATAKGLLELVKVQPGGKKPIFGSDLINGYRDWGKIVLPDHGNHA
- a CDS encoding Holliday junction DNA helicase RuvB, with amino-acid sequence MIDPTSNLEDRFDLTMRPQRLADVIGQERVKQNLRILIEAALKRGDPLEHVLFYGPPGLGKTTLAHVIANEMKVNIKVTSGPAIERAGDLAAILTNLQAGDVFFIDEIHRLSRAVEEILYPAMEDFALDFVVGKGPSARSIRLKLPRFTVIGATTRLALVTAPLRARFGAVFRLDYYDVEAMSAIVARAAKLMNVQIDEEGMREIAQRGRGTPRVALRLLRRVRDFATVRANGVITRKVAGEALDLLEVDSLGLDDIDRRVLRTIIEKYNGGPVGLSTIAASLSEESDTIMDVVEPYLLQLGMIERTPQGRVVTRTAYEHLGCDFPDETPSQPTLF
- a CDS encoding Pseudouridine kinase, whose translation is MKQNNFELRSDCPVVVIGAAGVDIVGRLESDLHEGSSNPARIRTTFGGVARNVAENLARLGQAVILLTAVGEDEDGERLIKNAQMAGVNTDYIIRCGDCPTGMYVGILNSKGEILFALDSMEVTHNITPAYIRKHAHLFKEASFIFIDLNLPPETLKTIYSLAKRYRVPVCADPTSMHLAPRLLPYLGQTFMITPNFAEASLLAKQPQKPPSRRQALLIAKTLVGQGVDVVIITLAEQGLCYASSETNGHIPAIQTEISDPTGAGDALTAAVLFALLNDMPLDDALRLGVSAATITLQHPGAVVPDLSLEKLYDQLVI
- a CDS encoding S-adenosylmethionine:tRNA ribosyltransferase-isomerase; this encodes MKLRIEDFDYYLPQELIAQTPAEPRDAARLLVAFRDSRRVEHTIFREIGRYLEAGDLLVVNETRVIPARLFAKKAISGGKVEVLLLKKIDDLKWHAIVGGKRVREGTELIIGDHLRAWVTESMEGAERLIQFEQPIEPHLSKFGQTPLPPYIHRWSENVAERYQTVFAKVDGSAAAPTAGLHFTAQLMDELQKKGVRFARLVLHIGLDTFAPVTEEDPTQHRMHTEWCQVSEETVRLVKETRQLGKRVIAVGTTSVRALETAATYSPPGDLLPYTGSTDLYILPGYPFKVVQGLITNFHLPRSTLLMLVSAFAEREWVLSLYQQAIELRYRFYSFGDAMLIL